A part of Aegilops tauschii subsp. strangulata cultivar AL8/78 chromosome 2, Aet v6.0, whole genome shotgun sequence genomic DNA contains:
- the LOC109743152 gene encoding putative F-box protein At5g50220, which translates to MRISLPWDVDVDGLQSQVYPFAVGRRRLSEADGCCSGSILEIPNEMLQEILMKLPTKDVARSCCVSRQWRSVVRDPSFRKLHAASHAALSAEAEFLLLSGVLCELSQSMKTGIFTLSSDKPMCSIAKPHSDGLLNICNGLLCFVLEDRKGQAPAMVCNPVTGETLALPTAPPLSNKNHVYFFVFGFSPPTNEYKLFRFSFPPYSYSSEERVDVDVYTLGDARGWRKDSFLSPSRPPNRRNSISKPVMIDGKLHVVTKGWNAPMGEEAAGVLVVDVPAETCRVYPLPNDLVTYRYDNPLAFELKGRLCLAAHMLSGGRPKAIRFWVMSMENKESDSEKEPHWDLRYNFFVEVEHPFNTRRPWRRVPWSAWFQYETLCYTRSDTLHRIETYTVFDYSVPPFCC; encoded by the exons ATGCGCATCTCTTTGCCTTGGGACGTCGATGTCGATGGTCTACAGTCACAAGTCTATCCATTTGCAGTGGGACGTCGTCGTCTCAGCGAGGCTGATGGCTGCTGCTCCGGCAGCATCCTGGAGATCCCCAATGAGATGCTACAGGAAATCCTGATGAAGCTGCCGACCAAGGACGTGGCCCGGTCCTGCTGCGTCTCCCGGCAGTGGCGCAGCGTCGTCAGGGACCCCTCCTTCCGCAAGCTCCACGCAGCGAGCCATGCCGCGCTCTCGGCAGAGGCCGAGTTCTTGCTCCTATCCGGTGTACTATGCGAGCTCAGCCAGAGCATGAAGACGGGCATCTTCACCTTATCCTCGGACAAACCCATGTGCTCCATCGCCAAGCCCCACAGCGACGGCCTCCTCAACATCTGCAACGGCCTCCTCTGCTTCGTGCTAGAGGACCGCAAGGGTCAGGCGCCGGCGATGGTGTGCAACCCCGTCACCGGCGAGACGCTGGCGCTTCCCACGGCCCCTCCGCTCAGCAACAAGAACCATGTGTATTTCTTTGTCTTTGGGTTCAGTCCGCCCACCAACGAGTACAAGCTGTTCCGCTTCTCTTTCCCGCCATACTCGTACTCCTCCGAAGAGCGGGTGGACGTGGACGTCTACACCTTGGGTGACGCCCGCGGGTGGCGCAAAGACTCGTTCCTCTCACCCTCTCGCCCACCAAACAGAAGAAACAGCATTTCGAAGCCAGTGATGATCGATGGTAAACTTCACGTGGTCACCAAAGGCTGGAATGCACCTATGGGAGAGGAGGCTGCCGGAGTACTGGTAGTGGATGTGCCTGCCGAGACGTGCCGCGTTTACCCTCTCCCGAACGACCTCGTGACCTATCGATATGATAATCCGCTGGCCTTTGAGCTGAAGGGGCGTCTGTGCCTCGCCGCACACATGTTAAGCGGTGGTCGCCCCAAGGCCATCCGCTTCTGGGTCATGAGCATGGAGAACAAGGAGTCGGACAGCGAGAAGGAGCCGCACTGGGATTTGCGCTACAACTTCTTCGTGGAAGTGGAACATCCCTTCAACACCCGAAGGCCGTGGAGGAGGGTACCGTGGAGTGCATGGTTTCAATACGAGACACTCTGCTACACGCGCAGCGACACCTTGCACAG GATTGAAACTTATACTGTGTTTGATTATTCTGTACCACCATTTTGCTGCTGA